The nucleotide window ATACAATGTTGTTGTTGTATATAAAATCTTAATTAATATACTTAAAACAAATGTTAGTATGTTACTTGAGTACTTGTTAAAAGTAGCCTAAATATGTTTATAGGGAAACTATtgaccaggaaaacaaagttattttcctggcactatagctaccTATAGGGCCCCCCTAGGTCACCCCTCCCCTAtgatgctgaaggggttaaaaattccTTCTGTGACTTACCAGAGTCCATCTAGCCCTCGGCGGCGGGGATgatctaatgcacatgtgcgacAATAGCAATGCCCTTATTagttttttccccataggaaagcattatacaatactttcctatggggttttgtgtgaagctggatgtcttcatgcttagtgtgaggacgttcagcatcagttaggcgaccaaaagtcgcctaacgaccAGGAAGTTATTCTAGTGggtgtctgttagacagccagtagaggtggagttaacccactttaaaaactgcaataattacctttgcagggttaagggacttgggaatatgcacccagactacttcaatgacctgaagtggtctgggtgcctatagtgtccatttaacttgTTTTCAAAATAATACTTACATACAAAAAAATGTACCAGTGCAAATATCAGttctcttgtttttgttttgtagtgCAAGAAAGTGCTGCATCTCACTGTAATTCAATAATAAAAGCATTTTCAGCTAAATGTAATGTGGAAAAAGCAATGTTGGAACTTGAGCAAAAACTGCATAAAGTAAGTATATGATAAACTGTAGAATGTGCCCACATTAGTCATTAGTAGCTTAATTTGGACTTTGAATTAATAAAAGAGCACATAATTATTGATGTTGAAAAGTTTTGGGCTGTGTTCTGTTTCTGATAAGATTGCTTTGCAAGCAATCTTTTTTGATCAGTTGAAGTTTTTTGGGCTTTAAGACTGTAGTTTTCTACAGGTGCTGTAAGAACGATGTGATCCCATCCAGCCCTTAATAGTGCCAAAATAACAAAAGGATACATGCATAATTGTTGTTTATTGCTTATGTACTTATTCACACCATAGGTACAGGTGTACGTAGTCCAGTGAAGAAATTGATAGGTGGATAGCAATAAAAGGTGTCTTTATTCAACAAaagtaaaattatataaaaagaaaattttaaaaattagCAGAAAAAAAGTATGTATACATTCTAACAGTATAAGGAAGAGGGAAGAAGGGCAAGCCAAATACCAAAAAAGCTAaatgaaacacactgtgcaataaggcaAGCTAAAACATTGTAGACTTGAATCTATGTGAATCACTGGCATGGGAGGTGCTTCAACCCTCGCATGGCTGGTCTCTGTGTGGAAGCTCCGCCACTTTTCTAAGATCATCGTAGATgactcaaccaatccaatgctttccctttgaAAGTATTTGGAGGCTAATCAAATGGTCTCTATGGTCACTCAGACGTTTaggcggaagcacctctagtgactatgAGAGTGACAGGTTTAAATGACAGGGAAATGGCACCCACAAGTCTTCATTTAgaagaagtggtctaggtgcctatacaGTCTATTTAACTTATTTTCTGTACACTTAAAATACTTAATTAAGCtaagttgttctggtgcttacagtgtcccctaAAGCATATTCCTATTTAGATATTAACAGTGACAACTAATAACACTGAATGTGAAATAAACAAACTAGTGACCAGACAGAACTAGTTCTTAAATAGTTGTGGTCCACCCACTTGATTTAAAATATTAGGCTATTGCAATCTGGTAGATTATCTTGGGTCAAATGTTTAACTTAACTAATCTTCTCTTGTACAGAATGATGAAGAACTAGCAAGTCTGAAGTGCAATGTACAGTTAATTTTGTCAAACATGGATATATTAAAGTCTCAACAATATGAGCAGCAAGTGATGTTGTCGGAAAAAATAGGTTGCCTATCAGATTCCATTAAATCAACTGAGAATAAAATACTAAGTGAACTTGAGAAGACTAACTTTGCTCCTCAGCTTGCCTGTTGCTTAAAAGAAAACACTACACAAACCACTCCACCAGTATTTTcaaatatatcatttaaaaaacaaataaatcagtTCAGAGCAAAGGAAACTTGTCAAGAGGTTTCACCAGTTTCCAAGATCAGTGGTCAATGTCCATGCAATGTCAATAGTAACATGATTTCTGCAGATCTTGTAGGAAATGTGAATGCCACAGTATCTGCAGCAGCCCAGAAATTCCTTAATGTTAAATCTATGAATTGTGTTGAGAAATTTGCATCTGGCTGTGAATATTCTCCTGTTTCACAAGGAGGCTCTGAAAAACCAAACCCTGCTGCTTCAGATCCATTTCAAGTACTGGCAGttgaaaaggaaaacattttgtGCAAAACGATTCCAAAACATATACACACTTCACAACTTGAGAAAGAACAAGAAAATTACCTGGATATCTCAAGTATTCAAAATAGGTTGAATATCGGTTATTCTTGTAGTGAAGAAAACAGTCTACTTAACAACAAAGCTAGAGAATCTGTAAGATGCCAAAAGAGGAGAACAACCAACAAGCATAAAGTTTTGTCACAGAAAAAGCAATCAGAATGttctaagaaaaataataaaggtaCTGTAGCAAGAACATCATATGTTAGAGCTGCAAAGAAATCTGGCAGCTCAGAATGGGTGAACCCTGTCATCAATTCACAACAAGAGAATTTCACTTTTCATTCAGAGAGCCTTGTTCCTTCATTACCTGTCATTCATGCTCCAGTGCGAAAAGCACAGAAAAAGACAAGGGATAAATTTTCACTTCTCTACTCCCATCAAACTGCACGACAACACTCTTCAAGCAATCTATACAGTTCAGGTGATAGGGTTAGCAGTTATAAAACAGAACATGTACATTGGAATTTTTCCACCCAGGAAAGCAATATCGCACACTACTCAATAAAGAATGAAAATCCTATGGCCTGGCTTTGTCCCTCGAGTCCCTTGCAGGACAACATCACTTATAACTCTCATTTACAAGAAGAAGAGGATAATGTAATTACTTTGTTTTTTGATAGCAGTGatgaatattaaaggaccactatagtgccaggacaacaaacttgttttcctggcactatatagtccttaggaccacccccaccctcagggccaccctcccgctgggctgaaggggccaCTTACCTTATTCTAGAGCCTGGCGCtgttgacctctcctccccctccatcaGCTCCCAAacggagcagaatgcgcatgtgcgcgttcaaaccgtccataggaaagcattactcaatgctttcctatggatgttttGCATGCTCAATGTTATTTTCACATTGAGtgttgcggaagcgcctctagtagctgtcaggaagacagcctctagaggctggagtaaccctgacatgtaaacatagcagttactctgaaactgctatgtttacagctgcagggttaaaacctgggggacctggcaaccataccacttaattgagctgaagttgtgACCGACCTTGACATTCCACCTGTAAAAGACATACCCAGGCCAGGCTGGGGCCTCCATTGCAAaagctgggggacctggcacccagaccacttaattgagctgaagtcgtGTAGGTAACTATAGGGGTCCTTTAACTAGCAGGATTAAATACATTTCCTTACAATTGGGGGAACTAAAAGGGAACTCTGTTGTAACCTGGCCTTGACATTCCGCCTGTAAAAGACATACTCAGGCCAGGCTGGGGCCTTCATTgcaaaatcattatttagtatTTGGCTAActaaataacatttaaatatatggCACAAGCATCTTGAGGGAAGGGGAAATAATGGAGAACCCCAATTTTATGTATTACTCCCCTGCTCAGTATCCTGGGGAAGTCTGCCCTTGAGCCGAAGCACATGTTCCAAAGAAACGAACGGTGTGCTGCTACCTTCCGCACATGCCATGACTCACTTTGGAGAGTAGGCAGAGGAGCAGAATGGCAGCAATGGCACATAGATCTGAAGACAGGAATTGCAGCTTTCATGTCTCCTTTAAGTCTCTCTGTATATGATATAGTGGGAAAGGCTTGGAGCTGCTGTCTCAGCAAAAGTTAATCAGCCACTGTACGCTTTCACTTCACATTCTCTGCAGAAAGCACGTGTAGGgaaacaaatgttttatttttatagtgtgcctgtatgtgtatgcttgtgtgtatgtgtctgcatatgGCTGTGTCTGTAAGAAAGCCTGAGACTGTGTAGCCTATGTatgcacttgcttgtctgtttatgcctgtgtgcctgtatgtctttgtatgtgcccGTGTATGCCTtcctgggtgggtgggtgtgtttgaatgttcctgttttttaaattataattctaCATTGATACT belongs to Pelobates fuscus isolate aPelFus1 chromosome 7, aPelFus1.pri, whole genome shotgun sequence and includes:
- the IHO1 gene encoding interactor of HORMAD1 protein 1; this encodes MNLNVWNIKDLFSIPPGTGTSKSSGKNSTGDQSSLTDSQFLFSSQFCPDNSQPSLAEYKQPRNSQQNSEDNEPSVFLKYLAKPSLYNDLKENSSFQLFGTEKNKTILEQFEESKKKTKEKSENDQLNNMISNTLLTIQELKVAFCQTEENTNLKCKSILESVETLSKTLQESAASHCNSIIKAFSAKCNVEKAMLELEQKLHKNDEELASLKCNVQLILSNMDILKSQQYEQQVMLSEKIGCLSDSIKSTENKILSELEKTNFAPQLACCLKENTTQTTPPVFSNISFKKQINQFRAKETCQEVSPVSKISGQCPCNVNSNMISADLVGNVNATVSAAAQKFLNVKSMNCVEKFASGCEYSPVSQGGSEKPNPAASDPFQVLAVEKENILCKTIPKHIHTSQLEKEQENYLDISSIQNRLNIGYSCSEENSLLNNKARESVRCQKRRTTNKHKVLSQKKQSECSKKNNKGTVARTSYVRAAKKSGSSEWVNPVINSQQENFTFHSESLVPSLPVIHAPVRKAQKKTRDKFSLLYSHQTARQHSSSNLYSSGDRVSSYKTEHVHWNFSTQESNIAHYSIKNENPMAWLCPSSPLQDNITYNSHLQEEEDNVITLFFDSSDEY